In one window of Tellurirhabdus rosea DNA:
- a CDS encoding ring-cleaving dioxygenase yields the protein METLITGLHHVTALAGNAQRNVDFYTGFLGQRLLKKTINFDAPDVYHLYYGDETGSPGTIMTFFPYEGIPRGRKGAGQLTYTAYSVPTASLSFWMDRLNSFSIPYAGPYKRFNETYLRFEDFDGMGVELVFNDNDTRTGWHNDQIPAEFAVKGFYTVTLNESKVDNTVKLLTETMNHTLVAEENGLYRFQSGAGGAGSYVDVQVSPNAVRALQGGGSVHHVAFATPTDETQLQIREKLMEDGYNPTQVLDRNYFHSIYYREPGGILFEVATNPPGFAVDEPVTELGKTLKLPEWYEPRRAQIEAGLPVIEVK from the coding sequence ATGGAAACGCTAATCACCGGACTTCATCACGTAACCGCCCTTGCCGGCAACGCCCAGCGCAATGTTGATTTTTATACCGGCTTTCTCGGCCAGCGGCTCCTGAAGAAAACCATCAATTTCGACGCCCCGGACGTTTACCACCTGTACTACGGTGACGAAACGGGTTCGCCGGGCACGATCATGACGTTTTTCCCGTACGAAGGCATTCCGCGTGGCCGCAAGGGAGCCGGACAATTGACCTATACCGCCTACTCCGTCCCGACGGCTTCGCTCAGTTTCTGGATGGACCGGCTGAACAGCTTCAGCATTCCGTACGCCGGGCCTTACAAACGCTTCAACGAAACCTACCTGCGTTTCGAAGACTTCGACGGCATGGGCGTAGAACTGGTTTTTAATGATAACGATACCCGAACGGGCTGGCACAACGACCAGATTCCGGCCGAGTTTGCCGTAAAAGGTTTCTATACCGTCACGCTGAATGAATCGAAGGTGGACAATACGGTCAAACTGCTGACGGAAACGATGAACCACACGCTGGTAGCGGAAGAAAATGGACTGTACCGCTTTCAGTCGGGTGCCGGTGGCGCGGGCAGCTACGTCGATGTACAGGTTTCACCCAACGCGGTCCGGGCCCTGCAGGGCGGCGGGTCGGTTCACCACGTAGCTTTTGCCACGCCGACGGACGAGACACAGTTGCAGATCCGGGAGAAACTGATGGAAGACGGATATAACCCGACGCAGGTGCTGGACCGGAATTATTTCCACAGCATTTATTACCGGGAGCCGGGTGGTATCCTGTTCGAAGTGGCAACCAACCCGCCGGGTTTCGCCGTCGACGAACCTGTTACCGAGTTGGGGAAAACGCTTAAATTGCCCGAGTGGTACGAACCCCGCCGCGCCCAGATCGAAGCAGGGCTGCCGGTGATTGAAGTCAAATAA
- a CDS encoding DUF5995 family protein, protein MVQPVTIEDVIQSLDAIIQQSITANSTLGYFASLYRRMTAAVLEGIRKGKFEDGPRMARLDVLFADRYLQAYEQHRLRQPTTQAWHIAFEACRLNQITVMQHLILGINAHINLDLGIAAAQTCPGKAIWKLEKDFMAINGVLASLTRTVQDELTQVWFPMRWLDRVTGNVDDDLVNFSIGVAREEAWRVATELAFMAPPQQQAYIRQLDDRIAGLARLIEKPAFLEEAILRLVRMTEIKEPRKVIAILKD, encoded by the coding sequence ATGGTCCAGCCCGTTACCATCGAAGACGTCATTCAGTCGCTTGACGCTATTATTCAGCAGTCCATCACGGCCAATTCAACCCTGGGGTACTTTGCCAGCCTGTACCGCCGGATGACGGCCGCCGTTCTCGAAGGCATCCGAAAAGGGAAGTTTGAAGACGGCCCGCGCATGGCCCGGCTGGATGTCCTTTTTGCCGACCGGTATTTGCAGGCGTACGAACAGCACCGGCTCCGCCAGCCGACCACCCAGGCGTGGCACATCGCTTTCGAAGCCTGCAGACTGAACCAGATCACGGTCATGCAGCACCTAATTCTGGGCATCAACGCCCATATCAATCTGGACCTCGGCATCGCGGCCGCGCAGACCTGCCCCGGCAAGGCCATCTGGAAACTGGAAAAGGACTTTATGGCCATCAACGGCGTCCTTGCTTCCCTCACCCGAACCGTGCAGGATGAACTGACGCAGGTCTGGTTCCCGATGCGCTGGCTCGACCGGGTTACGGGCAATGTGGACGACGACCTTGTCAACTTCAGCATCGGCGTCGCCCGGGAAGAAGCCTGGCGGGTGGCGACCGAACTGGCATTTATGGCTCCGCCGCAGCAACAGGCGTACATCCGGCAGCTGGATGACCGCATTGCCGGACTTGCACGGCTCATCGAGAAGCCGGCTTTTCTGGAAGAAGCCATCCTGAGACTGGTCCGTATGACGGAGATCAAAGAACCGCGGAAGGTGATCGCCATTCTGAAAGATTGA
- a CDS encoding cystathionine gamma-synthase — protein MNFGTKAIHAGQHPDPTTGAIMTPIYQTSTYVQESPGKHKGYEYARTQNPTRDALQANLAALENGKHGICYASGLGATDAILKLFKPGDEIIASSDLYGGTYRIMVRVFQEFGLKFKFVGLDNPANLEAALSPDTKMVWIETPTNPLLRLVDMAAISAITKARGLMLVVDNTFASPYLQNPLDQGADIVMHSVTKYLGGHSDTVMGAIILNDDALADRLRFIQNACGAVPGPQDCFLVLRGTKTLHVRMQRHCENALKIARYLSEHPKVGQVNYPGLESHPQHELAKRQMRDFGGMVSFELKGDSLPEAVRVMESFKVFSLGESLGGVESLCTHPASMTHASIPKEEREKNGLKDTLIRLSVGIEDAEDLIEDLRQAIV, from the coding sequence ATGAATTTCGGAACCAAAGCCATCCACGCCGGTCAGCATCCGGACCCAACCACGGGCGCCATCATGACGCCGATATACCAGACCTCAACCTACGTTCAGGAATCGCCCGGAAAACATAAAGGTTACGAATACGCCCGCACGCAGAACCCGACCCGGGATGCCCTGCAAGCCAATCTGGCCGCCCTCGAAAACGGCAAGCACGGCATTTGCTACGCCTCGGGGCTGGGCGCCACCGACGCAATTCTGAAGCTGTTCAAACCGGGGGATGAAATCATTGCGAGCAGTGACCTGTACGGCGGCACCTACCGCATCATGGTCCGGGTCTTTCAGGAGTTCGGACTCAAATTCAAGTTCGTCGGCCTCGACAACCCGGCGAATCTGGAAGCGGCCCTTTCGCCCGACACCAAAATGGTCTGGATCGAAACCCCCACCAACCCGCTGCTGCGCCTGGTGGACATGGCCGCCATCTCCGCCATCACCAAAGCCCGCGGGCTGATGCTGGTGGTGGACAATACTTTTGCCTCGCCTTACCTGCAAAATCCGCTCGATCAGGGCGCCGACATTGTCATGCACTCGGTCACGAAATACCTCGGCGGACACTCGGATACGGTCATGGGGGCCATTATCCTGAACGACGACGCCCTCGCCGACCGGCTGCGGTTTATCCAGAACGCCTGCGGAGCCGTTCCCGGACCACAGGATTGTTTTCTGGTCCTGAGAGGTACCAAAACCCTGCACGTCCGGATGCAGCGACACTGCGAGAACGCCCTGAAGATTGCCCGTTACCTGAGCGAGCATCCGAAAGTGGGTCAGGTGAATTATCCGGGGCTGGAATCGCACCCGCAGCACGAACTGGCGAAGCGCCAGATGCGGGATTTCGGCGGAATGGTCTCGTTTGAACTGAAAGGCGATTCGCTGCCGGAGGCCGTCCGCGTGATGGAAAGTTTCAAGGTGTTTTCGCTCGGCGAATCGCTGGGCGGCGTCGAGTCGCTCTGCACGCACCCGGCCTCGATGACCCACGCCAGTATTCCCAAAGAAGAACGGGAAAAAAACGGCCTGAAAGATACCCTCATCCGGCTCAGCGTAGGCATTGAGGATGCGGAGGATTTGATTGAGGATTTGAGACAGGCAATAGTCTGA
- a CDS encoding muconolactone Delta-isomerase family protein, with protein MSQFMIEFDLPQEMTEEFMLKIPAQRIKVNELMESGTILSYSLSMDRQKLWCVIKAQTEIDVMNIIEEFPLIDYMEPTISELMFNNIVSLRMPLFSLN; from the coding sequence ATGAGCCAGTTTATGATCGAATTTGACCTTCCGCAGGAAATGACGGAAGAGTTTATGCTTAAAATTCCGGCTCAACGTATTAAAGTCAACGAGTTGATGGAAAGCGGCACCATTCTGTCGTATTCTCTTTCCATGGACCGCCAGAAACTTTGGTGCGTCATTAAAGCGCAGACGGAAATCGATGTCATGAACATCATCGAAGAGTTCCCGCTCATTGATTACATGGAGCCAACTATTTCCGAACTGATGTTCAACAACATCGTTTCGCTGCGTATGCCGCTGTTTTCGTTGAACTGA
- the mfd gene encoding transcription-repair coupling factor gives MKVADLLSLYTEESFIKLIAGQIAQLGSEPARVQLKGIAGSLDAVLAAAIYRINQGTHLFILSDKEEASYFFNDLQNLLGQTERGSDTVLFFPMSYKKPYQYEEVENANVLMRAEVLNKLNASPKEGVLVVTYPEALSEKVINKKTLRANTLTVRVGDRLDANFVNELLNSYDFEKTDFVYEAGQFSIRGGIIDVFSFASEFPYRIELFGDEVDSIRAFNPETQLSTDAVESINIIPNIENKLVHESREPFLDFFPEHTAVWFKDVELTLELLENSFEKAEQSLEKIVGGKGGIQVVSDPNELFETRRGFLNQVKTFRTVEFGRRFYFKTEGRLTYQSRPQPSFNKDFKRLVDNLGENQQKGYTNIIVAESFKQQERLRTIFEELDRFLKFQPLSISLKEGFVDEHLKLVCYTDHQIFDRYYKYRVRDKFSKSKALTLRELKTLQPGDYVTHVDHGIGRFAGLEKVDVGGREQEAVRLIYRDNDILLVSIQSLHKIAKYSGKEGGPPTMSKLGSQEWELKKSRVKKQVKDIAKELIALYSKRRTAPGYAFSHDSFLQAELESSFIYEDTPDQAKATNDVKDDMERPHPMDRLVCGDVGFGKTEVAIRAAFKAVCDNKQVAILVPTTILAMQHYNTFRERLADFPVKIEYINRFKTTTQIKDTLRRVAAGETQILIGTHRIVNKDVKFKDLGLLVIDEEQKFGVKVKDRLKEMRVEVDVLTLTATPIPRTLHFSLMGARDLSVIATPPPNRQPVTTEVHVFHENVVRDAISYEIRRGGQVFFVHNRVNDIESMASLIIRLVPDAKVAVAHGQMEGEKLERIMTKFIEGDYDVLVSTNIIESGLDIPNANTIMINSAHMFGLSDLHQMRGRVGRSNKKAFCYLLTPPMSVLTTDARKRLQTLEDFSELGEGFKIAMRDLDIRGAGNLLGAEQSGFINDLGYEMYHKILDEAVQELKETEFKDLFAPNDDFFKSVLPDTVIETDLEVLIPEKYVSNISERLALYSRLDNIQTQQELDEFRASLVDRFGALPDGVENLIKLVDVRWKAEQLQLEKLTLKNNILRGTFVSEGNDEFFKSGQFGQVIDYVQKHPAVCSMKEIKGKLVVKQEHVTSVDQMRDILAKMLE, from the coding sequence ATGAAAGTAGCCGATTTACTCTCTCTTTACACAGAGGAAAGTTTTATCAAACTGATCGCCGGGCAGATTGCCCAGCTAGGTTCGGAGCCCGCCCGGGTGCAGTTGAAAGGCATCGCCGGCAGTCTGGATGCCGTTCTGGCGGCGGCCATTTACCGAATTAATCAGGGCACGCACCTTTTTATTCTTTCGGATAAAGAGGAAGCTTCCTACTTCTTCAATGATCTGCAGAATCTGCTGGGGCAGACCGAGCGCGGTTCCGATACCGTGCTGTTTTTCCCCATGTCTTACAAAAAGCCGTATCAATACGAGGAAGTGGAAAATGCCAATGTGCTGATGCGGGCCGAGGTCCTCAACAAACTCAATGCGTCGCCCAAAGAAGGTGTGCTGGTGGTGACCTACCCGGAAGCGCTGTCCGAAAAAGTCATCAACAAGAAGACTCTGCGGGCTAATACGCTGACCGTGCGGGTCGGCGACCGGCTCGACGCCAATTTCGTCAACGAACTGCTTAACAGTTACGATTTCGAAAAGACGGACTTTGTCTACGAAGCGGGGCAGTTTTCCATCCGCGGCGGCATCATTGACGTCTTTTCGTTCGCGAGCGAATTTCCGTACCGGATCGAGCTGTTCGGCGATGAAGTGGACAGCATTCGGGCTTTCAATCCGGAGACGCAGCTTTCCACGGACGCCGTCGAGAGCATCAACATTATTCCCAACATTGAAAACAAGCTGGTCCACGAAAGCCGGGAGCCGTTCCTCGACTTTTTTCCGGAGCACACGGCCGTCTGGTTCAAAGATGTAGAACTGACGCTGGAACTGCTGGAAAACAGTTTCGAGAAAGCCGAACAGAGCCTGGAAAAGATCGTAGGCGGTAAAGGCGGCATTCAGGTGGTATCCGACCCGAACGAGCTGTTCGAAACCCGCCGGGGCTTTCTCAACCAGGTGAAAACGTTCCGGACGGTCGAGTTTGGCCGCCGTTTTTATTTCAAGACCGAAGGGCGGCTCACGTACCAGTCGCGGCCGCAGCCCTCGTTCAACAAGGACTTCAAGCGGCTGGTCGATAATCTTGGCGAAAACCAGCAGAAGGGCTACACGAACATCATCGTGGCGGAGTCCTTCAAACAGCAGGAACGCCTGCGGACCATTTTTGAAGAACTCGACCGCTTTTTGAAGTTTCAGCCCCTATCGATTTCGCTCAAGGAAGGGTTTGTCGACGAACACCTGAAACTGGTCTGCTACACCGACCACCAGATCTTTGACCGATATTACAAATACCGCGTCCGGGACAAGTTTTCCAAATCGAAGGCGCTGACCCTGCGGGAACTGAAGACACTGCAGCCGGGCGATTACGTCACGCATGTAGACCACGGCATCGGGCGGTTTGCGGGTCTGGAAAAAGTGGACGTCGGCGGTCGTGAGCAGGAAGCCGTGCGCCTGATTTACCGCGACAACGACATTCTGCTCGTCAGCATCCAGAGTCTGCACAAGATTGCCAAGTACAGCGGCAAGGAAGGCGGCCCGCCGACGATGAGCAAGCTCGGTTCGCAGGAATGGGAACTCAAGAAGTCCCGCGTCAAGAAACAGGTCAAGGATATCGCCAAAGAGCTGATCGCCCTGTACTCGAAACGCCGCACGGCCCCGGGCTACGCCTTTTCGCACGACAGCTTTCTGCAGGCCGAACTGGAATCCTCGTTCATTTACGAAGATACCCCCGACCAGGCCAAAGCAACCAACGACGTCAAGGACGATATGGAACGGCCGCACCCGATGGACCGCCTCGTCTGCGGCGACGTGGGCTTCGGCAAAACGGAAGTGGCCATCCGGGCGGCGTTCAAGGCCGTCTGCGACAACAAACAGGTCGCGATTCTGGTCCCGACGACCATTCTGGCGATGCAGCACTACAACACGTTCCGCGAGCGGCTGGCCGATTTTCCGGTGAAGATCGAGTACATCAACCGTTTCAAAACAACGACGCAGATCAAGGACACCCTGAGACGCGTGGCGGCGGGCGAAACGCAGATTCTCATCGGAACGCACCGGATTGTCAACAAGGACGTCAAATTCAAGGACCTCGGCCTGCTGGTGATTGATGAAGAGCAGAAGTTCGGCGTTAAAGTCAAAGACCGCCTGAAGGAAATGCGTGTGGAGGTAGACGTGTTGACCCTGACGGCCACGCCCATTCCCCGGACCCTGCACTTCTCGCTGATGGGCGCCCGCGACCTTTCGGTGATTGCCACTCCACCGCCCAACCGCCAGCCTGTCACGACGGAAGTACACGTTTTCCACGAGAATGTGGTGCGCGACGCCATCAGCTACGAAATCCGGCGCGGCGGTCAGGTGTTTTTTGTCCATAACCGGGTCAACGATATCGAGTCTATGGCCAGCCTCATCATCCGGCTCGTCCCGGACGCTAAAGTGGCTGTGGCCCACGGGCAGATGGAAGGGGAGAAGCTGGAGCGGATTATGACCAAGTTCATCGAAGGTGATTACGACGTACTGGTATCGACCAACATCATCGAGTCCGGTCTCGACATTCCGAACGCCAACACCATCATGATCAATTCGGCGCACATGTTCGGGCTGTCGGACCTGCACCAGATGCGCGGGCGGGTGGGCCGTTCGAACAAAAAAGCGTTTTGCTATTTACTGACCCCGCCGATGTCGGTGCTGACTACGGACGCCCGGAAGCGCCTGCAAACACTGGAGGACTTCTCTGAACTGGGCGAAGGGTTCAAAATCGCCATGCGTGACCTCGACATCCGCGGGGCGGGCAACCTGCTGGGCGCCGAACAGAGCGGATTTATCAACGATTTAGGGTACGAAATGTATCACAAGATTCTGGATGAAGCCGTTCAGGAACTGAAAGAAACCGAGTTTAAAGACCTGTTTGCGCCCAATGACGACTTCTTCAAGTCGGTTTTGCCGGACACGGTTATCGAGACGGACCTGGAAGTGCTGATTCCGGAAAAATATGTATCCAATATTTCTGAACGTCTGGCGTTGTATTCCCGGCTGGACAACATCCAGACGCAGCAGGAGCTAGATGAATTCCGGGCTTCGCTCGTCGACCGGTTCGGAGCGCTGCCCGACGGTGTCGAGAACCTGATCAAGCTGGTGGATGTACGCTGGAAAGCAGAACAGTTACAGCTTGAAAAATTGACTCTTAAGAATAATATCCTGCGCGGAACATTCGTTTCAGAAGGGAATGACGAGTTCTTTAAATCCGGTCAGTTTGGTCAAGTAATCGACTACGTTCAGAAACATCCGGCCGTTTGTTCGATGAAAGAAATAAAAGGCAAGCTGGTGGTGAAGCAGGAACACGTTACATCCGTAGATCAGATGCGTGATATTCTGGCGAAGATGTTGGAGTGA
- a CDS encoding barstar family protein codes for MPNFVFIPSEAVLSQYAGFRIARIDGRQTPTLKAFYEAIAVALDFPDYFGYNLDSLDELLNDFDWLEDEKVVLYIANSDAFLAQEPKEEKIVDLLNILDATAEDWKYVDEEVEEISPMELVIALDPSPRMQDLFDREDFAYQVVS; via the coding sequence ATGCCCAATTTTGTCTTTATCCCGTCCGAAGCGGTCCTCAGCCAGTACGCCGGGTTTCGCATTGCCAGAATAGACGGTCGGCAGACGCCCACGCTGAAGGCGTTCTACGAAGCCATTGCCGTAGCGCTGGACTTCCCGGACTATTTCGGGTACAACCTCGACTCCCTCGACGAACTGCTCAACGATTTCGACTGGCTCGAAGACGAAAAAGTCGTCCTCTACATCGCCAACAGCGACGCCTTTCTGGCCCAGGAGCCTAAGGAAGAGAAAATCGTCGATCTGCTGAACATCCTCGACGCGACGGCCGAAGACTGGAAATACGTCGATGAGGAGGTCGAAGAAATTTCGCCGATGGAGTTGGTCATTGCCCTGGACCCGAGCCCGCGGATGCAGGATTTGTTCGACCGCGAAGATTTTGCGTACCAGGTCGTTTCTTAG
- a CDS encoding TonB-dependent receptor has protein sequence MKKAKTYRFGATLLFWLSCLPVWAQFSLSGSVKESGGGALPGAAVLVEGSYKGTVTDASGGYRLTNLKPGTYQIRVSLLGFEAQVREVELRSDATQSFELPKSEVVMDEVVVSATRANEKSAIAHTNVSQSQLRKLNLGQDLPVLLNFSPSVVTTSDAGAGVGYTGIRIRGSDATRVNVTLNGIPYNDAESQGTFWVNMPDFASSVSSVQIQRGVGTSTNGAGAFGASVNIQTHSLTKNPYAETNLSAGSFNTRKYNVLAGTGLLKGGFVVDARLSKITSDGYIDRASSDLKSFYLSGGWYGKKSFARLNVFSGQEKTYQSWGGVPENLLKTNRTFNPYTYDNETDNYQQDNYQLISSHELSRNWRLNASLFYTKGRGYYEQYREGEDFSGYGLPPVVVGRDTVTSTDLIRRRWLDNDYYGAVWSLDYNSFGKLTANIGGGWNQYQGKHYGEIIWARFASTSDIRQRYYEDDAIKTDFNVYAKAFYQVSRKLNAFADLQVRTVGYSFLGFNSQLQNVRQSADLTFFNPKAGLTYTLNDRSSVYASYSVGHREPNRNDYTQSTPESRPKAETLHDWEAGYKTQSQRLAFTANLYYMQYKNELVLTGQINDVGAYNRVNIPRSYRAGIELEAGALLAKNLRWNVNATFSRNKVQQFTEFLDNYDDGSQQKVVYRNTDIAFSPNAVSGSQLLYTPVKGLEIGFLSKYVGRQFLDNTSSKSRSLDPYFVNDLRFIYSIKPGFADVIEFTVLLNNVLNHLYESNGYTFSYISEGRTTTENYYYPQAGRNFLAGVRVRF, from the coding sequence ATGAAAAAGGCGAAAACCTATCGCTTTGGCGCGACGCTTCTGTTCTGGCTGTCGTGCCTGCCCGTCTGGGCGCAATTTTCTCTTTCCGGTTCGGTCAAGGAATCCGGCGGCGGTGCGCTGCCCGGGGCGGCCGTTCTGGTGGAAGGTAGTTACAAAGGAACGGTAACCGATGCGTCGGGTGGTTATCGCCTGACCAACCTTAAACCCGGCACCTACCAGATTCGGGTTTCGCTCCTGGGTTTCGAGGCGCAGGTCCGGGAGGTGGAACTGAGGTCCGACGCGACGCAATCCTTCGAACTGCCCAAAAGCGAAGTGGTTATGGACGAGGTGGTGGTCAGCGCGACGCGAGCCAATGAGAAGTCCGCCATCGCCCACACGAACGTCAGCCAGTCCCAGCTCCGGAAGCTGAACCTCGGACAGGACCTGCCGGTGCTGCTCAACTTCTCCCCTTCTGTCGTAACGACCTCGGACGCGGGCGCGGGCGTCGGCTACACCGGCATCCGGATTCGCGGCTCGGACGCTACCCGGGTCAACGTGACGCTTAACGGAATTCCGTACAACGACGCCGAGTCGCAGGGAACGTTCTGGGTCAACATGCCGGACTTCGCTTCGTCGGTAAGCAGCGTGCAGATTCAGCGGGGCGTCGGCACGTCCACCAACGGAGCCGGAGCGTTCGGTGCTTCGGTGAACATCCAGACCCATTCGCTGACCAAAAATCCATATGCCGAAACGAATCTATCGGCAGGAAGTTTCAACACCCGCAAATACAATGTGCTGGCAGGAACGGGTTTATTGAAGGGTGGATTCGTGGTGGACGCCCGGCTGTCCAAGATTACTTCCGACGGCTACATCGACCGAGCTTCCTCGGACCTGAAGTCGTTCTACCTGTCGGGTGGCTGGTACGGGAAGAAAAGCTTTGCCCGCCTGAATGTTTTTTCGGGACAGGAAAAGACGTACCAGTCCTGGGGAGGCGTACCCGAAAATCTGCTGAAGACCAACCGGACCTTCAACCCTTATACCTACGACAATGAAACGGACAATTACCAGCAGGACAACTACCAGCTCATCAGTTCGCACGAACTGAGTCGGAACTGGCGGCTGAACGCCTCGCTGTTCTATACGAAAGGCCGGGGCTACTACGAGCAGTATCGCGAAGGGGAAGACTTCAGCGGATACGGTCTACCGCCGGTCGTCGTTGGGCGGGATACCGTGACCTCCACGGACCTCATTCGCCGCCGCTGGCTGGACAATGATTACTACGGGGCCGTGTGGTCGCTGGACTACAACAGCTTTGGCAAACTGACGGCCAACATCGGCGGCGGCTGGAACCAGTACCAGGGCAAGCATTACGGCGAAATCATCTGGGCCCGGTTTGCCAGTACGAGCGACATCCGGCAGCGGTATTACGAAGACGATGCCATCAAAACCGACTTCAACGTGTACGCCAAGGCTTTTTATCAGGTAAGCCGTAAACTCAACGCCTTCGCGGACCTGCAGGTCCGGACGGTGGGTTACTCGTTTCTGGGTTTCAACAGCCAGTTGCAGAATGTCCGGCAGTCGGCCGACCTGACGTTTTTTAACCCCAAGGCGGGGCTGACCTATACGCTGAACGACCGCAGCTCGGTCTACGCCTCCTACAGCGTCGGGCATCGTGAACCAAACCGGAACGATTACACCCAATCGACGCCCGAAAGCCGCCCAAAGGCGGAAACCCTGCACGACTGGGAGGCGGGTTACAAAACGCAGAGCCAGCGTCTTGCCTTCACGGCCAATCTGTACTACATGCAATACAAAAACGAGCTGGTGCTGACGGGCCAGATCAACGATGTAGGCGCGTACAACCGGGTGAACATTCCGCGCAGCTACCGCGCCGGAATCGAACTGGAAGCCGGGGCTTTGCTGGCAAAAAACCTGCGCTGGAACGTGAACGCGACCTTCAGCCGGAACAAGGTGCAGCAGTTTACCGAGTTCCTCGACAATTACGATGACGGCTCACAGCAGAAAGTTGTTTACCGGAATACAGACATCGCCTTTTCGCCCAATGCCGTCAGCGGGTCGCAGCTGCTTTACACGCCCGTCAAAGGTCTCGAAATCGGTTTCTTGTCCAAATATGTCGGTCGGCAGTTTCTGGATAATACGTCCAGCAAAAGCCGCTCGCTTGACCCGTACTTTGTAAACGATCTTCGCTTTATTTACTCCATCAAGCCCGGATTTGCCGACGTGATCGAATTCACGGTGCTGCTGAACAACGTCCTGAACCACCTTTACGAGTCGAACGGCTACACGTTCAGCTACATTTCGGAAGGCCGGACGACGACGGAAAATTACTATTATCCGCAGGCCGGAAGGAATTTCCTCGCGGGGGTGAGAGTACGGTTCTAA
- a CDS encoding ribonuclease domain-containing protein, with the protein MPTFLRRFLYLTFLILSGLTALSGYSQTETGQSRQRQEKQLDRRPVQTRYQARQSVPPKVYEVLRYVRANRRPPDGYVGGRRFGNYENHLPRRDLSGEEIRYQEWDVNPKVSGRNRGAERLVTGSDGRAWFTQDHYNSFVEVK; encoded by the coding sequence ATGCCTACTTTTTTACGCCGTTTCCTGTACCTTACCTTTCTGATTCTAAGCGGGCTTACCGCGCTGAGCGGTTATTCGCAAACCGAAACGGGCCAAAGTCGCCAGCGGCAGGAAAAGCAGCTCGACCGCCGGCCGGTTCAGACCCGCTATCAGGCCCGGCAAAGCGTTCCGCCGAAAGTCTACGAAGTCCTGCGCTACGTCCGGGCTAACCGGCGGCCACCGGACGGCTACGTCGGCGGACGGCGATTCGGTAATTACGAAAACCATCTGCCCCGCCGGGATTTGTCAGGTGAAGAAATCCGGTATCAGGAGTGGGATGTTAATCCGAAAGTATCCGGCCGGAACCGGGGCGCGGAACGGCTCGTGACCGGCTCCGACGGCCGGGCCTGGTTCACGCAAGATCATTATAATTCGTTTGTTGAAGTGAAATAA
- a CDS encoding alpha/beta hydrolase, with the protein MIHNPNNIATAGVPLEKASKVMIMVHGRGGSAQDILSLSQYIEDDTFAFVAPQAANSTWYPHSFLRPMEENEPYLSSALTTLAGVRARLQSDFNFKSHQIFWLGFSQGACLSLEFTARNPLPYGGIFGLSGGLIGPPGTPRLYDGEFDGTPVFLGCSDKDPHIPKERVIESEGVFRAMGALVTMKLYPNFPHSVNEDQLKIVNELIAGTPTPGVRIGQSESD; encoded by the coding sequence ATGATCCACAATCCAAACAATATTGCAACCGCTGGCGTCCCGCTGGAGAAGGCTTCCAAGGTCATGATTATGGTCCACGGCCGGGGAGGGTCCGCCCAGGATATTCTGTCGCTGTCGCAGTACATCGAAGACGACACGTTTGCCTTCGTTGCCCCACAGGCGGCGAACAGTACCTGGTATCCGCACTCTTTTCTTCGCCCGATGGAAGAGAACGAGCCTTATCTGTCGTCGGCCCTGACAACGCTGGCCGGGGTCCGGGCGCGGTTGCAGTCGGATTTCAATTTCAAATCGCACCAGATCTTCTGGCTCGGATTTTCGCAGGGGGCCTGTCTGTCGCTCGAATTTACCGCCCGGAACCCGCTGCCGTACGGCGGCATTTTTGGCCTGAGCGGCGGGCTGATCGGTCCGCCGGGAACGCCGCGGCTGTACGACGGAGAGTTTGACGGGACGCCGGTTTTTCTGGGGTGCAGCGACAAAGACCCGCACATTCCAAAAGAGCGCGTGATCGAGTCAGAAGGCGTATTTCGGGCGATGGGTGCGCTGGTCACGATGAAATTGTACCCAAATTTTCCGCATTCGGTCAACGAAGACCAGCTAAAAATCGTTAATGAATTGATAGCCGGAACGCCAACCCCCGGGGTGCGCATCGGCCAGTCGGAAAGCGATTAA